The Neoarius graeffei isolate fNeoGra1 chromosome 12, fNeoGra1.pri, whole genome shotgun sequence genome window below encodes:
- the LOC132895376 gene encoding uncharacterized protein LOC132895376 isoform X2 — translation MILRPYRPAAMVEGRERPIEGATLDAEQSAVENIEPCPASVTPEHFGAFDSSLSLYSGFDNSTLTSPQRPAMSQTGDCTTQTTLNISDIPSEPADGPSASNQSEDDFCQDILTRQATAIILTAREKHHLSQAGVNEVVAGMQQHQALLVTNLRS, via the exons ATGATCTTGCGGCCATACAG GCCAGCTGCAATGGTGGAGGGCAGAGAGCGACCAATAGAGGGTGCAACATTGGATGCAGAGCAATCAGCGGTAGAGAACATAGAACCCTGTCCCGCTTCTGTCACCCCAGAGCATTTTGGTGCTTTCGACAGTTCGCTGTCATTGTACTCTGGCTTTGACAACAGCACCCTCACCTCTCCACAGCGCCCCGCTATGTCCCAGACTGGTGATTGTACTACACAAACAACTTTGAATATCTCAGATATTCCAAGTGAGCCTGCAGATGGCCCCTCTGCATCAAACCAATCTGAG GATGACTTCTGCCAGGACATTCTGACTAGACAAGCTACTGCCATCATATTGACTGCGAGAGAAAAACATCATCTTTCTCAG gCTGGTGTGAATGAGGTCGTGGCAGGAATGCAACAGCACCAAGCTTTGTTGGTAACCAATCTGAGGAGTTGA